Genomic window (Drosophila albomicans strain 15112-1751.03 chromosome X, ASM965048v2, whole genome shotgun sequence):
TTGCCGAATGCAAAGTacgttgatgatgatgttgctgatgaagatgatgatgatgatggcgacgCATAGTTCGACCGCAACGCGACGTTGATGTCAGTttcacagtgtgtgtgtgcgtgtgtgtaataaaataaaaaaaaaacgcaagcGAATTGCGAAAGAGCAAAAAGACAAgagaccaacaacaaaaaaaaaaagaaatatatacatacatatatatacacttaataaaaaaaaaaagaaagaaagaaaaactacaGTCAGTCGGTGGGCAAGCTGTGTGTGGTGAGGAGCGAGCGTAAGAAAGACGGCTGTGTGTTTTAAAGCAAAGACAAAAGACGCGCGCGCGGCGTGCAATGCACTAAAAAAGCAATAACAGCCCACTAGTGGAAGgggtaagtgtgtgtgtgtgtgagtgagtgtgcgtatgtgtgtgtgagtgtcgaAGCGGCTGCCGAAGGTGGCGGCGTGGCTTACTTATGTACATgcagatgtatgtatgtgtgtgcatgcctatatatatatgcacactcacacgcacacagattAGCAATTTCCCAAGCCAACATTTTTGTCATTTACGAAACTTTTCGAAAATCAACATACAATATTTGTCTTCTTCGTTCTCATTagcagcaagcaaagcaaGGCCACACACAATTTCAGTGTTTTCAAGTCTAAACAgactacaaaaaaacaaaaaaaaaacaaaatcgagaAGAAGAAACTCAACGATCGGGCGCCAAAGTGCAAATTGGTGTTGGTCCAGCAGCAAAATCTTGAGagcaagcagcagaagcagcaaagagagcgagcgcCGCGTGTGTTGGAACCTCGTtgtgaaacacacacacagacacacatcgAAACTCACGCGCgagtgacacacacacacacacatatatatatatatttaggcAAAGAGAGGCAACAGTGTGGCCGTTTTGCATTGAATTTGTCGTTTTGCGACCGATtgtgtgcatgtgcatgtgagttgactgcgcgtgtgtgtgttggtgtgtgcgTGCATTGTTGCATTTGACgtgcgttgttgtttttcttttctttcgctCGTTTGTTCGTTGTTTGATTGAAACAGCGACCGGCATAAAATCCAATAATGTCCACATATGAGGATGgccaacagcaattgcaacatgaacagcaacaacaacaaacgccGCCACAATCGccggagcaacaacaacagacgcCAATAAAACTCACAAATGAGGCGGcgtccagcaacaacaacgtgagtacagcttcagcttaaacagatgcagcaacaacatcttttttttttaccttcTTTTGCATTCCTAATTTGCAGTCCATTATGGGCAAGGTGAAGCTACGCGTCTCCTCGATATTTCCCACTTCATTGGGCAAATGGTTTTCACCCACAACCGATGGCAACGCTGCTGCCGCCTCTCGACTGGATCAATCGCCAACatcgcaacagcagcagcaacaacaacaacaacagaatgGCGGCAGCACATTGACTGGGAAACGTAAACGCAGCCGGCGTCGCATCGAATTGGATGCGGATGATGCGCCCGATATTATCGATGATGCACAGGATTTGAATGAGGAGGAAGTCCAGCTGGCGGATAATATTGCCGAACACGATTTGGCCGCCGAAGATGAGCAGACGCGTCGCTGTGAATACAATGTGAATAACATGTTGCGTAGCGGGAATAAAGGAGGTGCCCATAAGATTTGGACGCGTCCctacgatgatgatgacgacgatgaggaCCTCGACGACGAGGATGacgatgagcagcagcaacagcagcagcagcagctggaccACGATGATCAGCACAACTATCAGCAAcatccacagcagcagctgctatCGAATCGTTCGTCAACGCAACAGCCAGCGGCAAAACGCAAGCGTCTCGAGGTAAGGAAGAAGTGGACTCGATGTGTAGACAATTTAATGAGCtgtaaatcttaaaaaatgtaaCTTAAAGATGTGCTAAGAGATTTCCAATATGTGATCAACTTAATGTGTATGCAATGTAGCTTAAAGATGTGCTAAGAGATTTTCAAATGTGATGAACTTAATAAGTATGAAATGTAGCTTCAAGATTTGCTAAGACATTTCCAATATGTGCTCAACTTAGTATGTCAAAAACAATTCGATAATCACGATTTGTATTAAGCTGGATATCTTATGAAATGTAGCTTAAAGATGTGCTTAGAGATGTCCAATATGTGATCAACTTAATGTGTCAAAAAGAATTCGATAATCACGATTTGTATTAAGCTGCACATATTCTGTCTTATCCTTAAGATGTCCTTTAAATTTGTGTTAAGTAATTTTGGAATATGTTAATTTGTCTGAAGGTTAAGCTACATTTGAGGACAGACTTTTGACGGCATTCAAGTTTAATGTGCAGCtaaattttgttgcttttaatgAAGATATTGTATTAAAAGAATTGTGAAGATGAGCAGCTGCGAATTGAGCAAAGTGTCAACTTAATCtgcaaaaaaagagaaaaactaaGTTGCTATGCACATTAGAAAAGAACAGGCAATATTTCTGGTTAGTTTAGCTTTATTTGCAACTTCAACTAATGAAAAACTTTCTTTACAGCAATCGGAAGTGACGTTTAGTCCTCAGTTTAGCGCCCAACGGCGTCGTCCACCGCTTCACGCCTCCACGCCCGCTGTCAGCGATGCAATGCTGCGTCATGCGTCCACAAatcgtcaacagcagcagcagcagcaacaaccacagcaacagcaacgtcagCGTGAGCCCGCCTTTAATTTCTTAGCCGCCGCCGCCGGACCGAGCAACGAGGCAGCTGTCGCCACCAGCGGAGATCTGCCGATGAGGTGagctttgatttgattttttttttttttttggattgcAAAGAATTCCTTTCACTTTATACTTTTCccccgttttttttttgttggttttgtggATGCCACAGCTCGAGACGTTCGTTGAACATACCGCCAATGACTGAACGCCGCGAAACTTTGCTGCCCAGCTACAAGCGTCTGTCGCTGCtgggacaacaacagcaacaacaacatcgtgGTCCTAACTGGCGCACTTGTTCGCCCATCAGCGAGGTGGActcgcaacagcaacaacctcAGACAACAACACGTCAAGAgaccaacatcaacatcaacaataataataatgttatcaATGCCaagcgaggaggaggagttgcAGCTGATTCGCATTCCGAATGCGAGAGCAATGAAAGTCAAGCTGGTCTACgcacgcacaacaacaacattaacaacagcagcaacaacaacattaacaacaacagcaatctaCTATTCTATGGCAATCTGCAGAGCCGCAAATCGGTGTTCAATTCAAATGCCGGCACACCGCCGCATCACAACTCGACATTATCGTTGAATTCGTTAAACAATCGTCGACGTTTCAATGCCTCCATCTATGGCAGCACCTCAGCGTTGAGCGACAGCCGTTTGTTGAGCAGCAGTTGCTCGTCGACAATGGTCGGATCGCCGTTCTACAAGGGGCCAACGGCGTTTGGCGGGAGTGCGGCAAACAATCGTTACTTTAGTCAGGGCAATTTGGCCATCATCAATTCGGGCGGAAGTTCGCCGGCGCCATCGAACAGcgacagcatcagcagcagtgcCCGTTGCATTAGTAGCCTCAATTACAGCATGAATCCGGTCGAGATGCGACCCAATATTAcgaatagcaacaacaacaataataataataccggAGTTGGTGGCATTCCGTCGGATGTGGCCAGCGGATTGTCGTTGACAGCGCAGCGGATATTGAATCTGCTGGAGAATCATACGACACCGCTGATGGATGCCAAGAAGATGGGCAGCACATTGCGtgagcatcagcagcagcgcaatCGACATGCGTCGAACAAACCGTATTCCTATCCCATGGCCTATAagctgcacaacaacaacaacaacaatattaccaataataatattactgCCGACCAGGATGTGACGCGTAATAGTTCCAAGCTGTTGGTGCCAACGATGATGCAACTCCTCGAGCGTCGACGCATGCAACGTGTGCCAGCGCCCAGCgtgcgacagcaacagcagcaatcacagtcgcagcagcagcagcagcaatcatcgcaacagcaacagcaatcaacGCAAAAAACTACACGCTTGTTGCccacaacaaacagcagcagcagcaacaacaacaacaatgcggcCAACAACTCGAATGCTGCCAAGACGCATACGAACAAGATGCGCACACGTTTGCTGCAGCAATCGCGCAAGGATACACGCATCCAGGACGAAGAGTTGCCACCGCCAGCCATCGATTTGCCCGAGATACGTTTCCCCAGCATGGCCAGCGAGCCCAAATTCGATTTGACATTCGCACCGCCACCAAAACCAACTCCAACAGCAGTCGCTGcacaaccagcaacagcaacagcagtcgtcacatcagcagcagcagcagcaacagttgctgtcacaaacagtaacaacagcaagcgACAGTATGAGTTTGATGCGCCTTTGGAATTGCAGTGCAGCGAAGAAGGCTCCAACAATGGCGATGATGCTCCCGTTCCCATCAAGCGTGCCAAGCCAAATTTCCGCTTTACGCCGCCAGCAACattggagcaacagcaacagttgcaggtGCAATCACAAGcgaagccacagcagcaattgAATGGCGATCGCAGCCTGAAGACCAGCGGCAGTGTGCTTGATGTGTTGCTGCCCAagaaaccagcaacaacaacagaagcaacagcaacaacatctgcATTGAATGTAAATTTAACCGGCTTCGCTGGCTTTGGCGATCAGTTCAAAAAGTCGGCCAGCGAATGGGAATGCGATGCGTGCATGGTGCGCAACAAGCAGGAGCTAAGCAAATGCATTGCCTGCGACACAGCCAAACCGAAAGCCAAGccaccaacagcagctgccCCAATTGCAACGAATATTTCAATGCCAGCTTCAGGTTCAGCTTCAACGGGTTTTAGCGGCTTTGCGGATCGTTTCAAGCAGCCGGCGGGCAATTGGGAATGTGATGCTTGCATGGTGTCCAACAAATCGGATGTTAGTAAATGCGTTGCCTGCGAAACGCCACGCaaaacatcagcagcagcaacagcagctcctccagcaaccagcaacgtATTTCAAACAACCAGCGGAATTGGCTTTGGCGATGCTTTCAAGCCCAAAGCGAACACGTGGAGTTGCGACACTTGCATGGTGAGCAATCCAAGTAGCGCCACAAAATGTTTAGCCTGCGAGACGCCCAACCCAAaggccagcagcaacaacaacagcagcagcagcaatgctTTTCAAACTTCCAGCAGCGGAATTGGCTTTGGCGATGCCTTCAAACCAAAGGCAAACACGTGGAGTTGTGACACTTGCATGGTCAGCAATCAAAGCAGCGCCAGCAAATGCGTCGCCTGCGAAACGCCAAATCCCAAATCGagtgccagcaacaacagcagcagcagcagcagcaactttaaGTTTGGCTTTGCCAGCAAaccagaagcaacaacagcaacacctaAGCCCGATGCTGGTTTCCAGCAACTGATTGCAGCACAAAAGTCGAGCAGCTGGACATGCGAAGTGTGCACCGCTCAGAACGATGTGGGACGcaacaaatgcatttgctgTGAGCAACAGAAGCCCGGCACAAGTGCTGACgatgctgctgcggctgcctcactcaacagcagcaacagcggtgCTGCAGCTGCGCCCAAATTTATGTTTGGATTCGCCAATAagccatcagcagcaacagcagcagcaaccaccgTGGTTGCAgctccagcaacagcagcaacagcttcgaCAATAAACGCGCCATTCAAGTTTGGCTTTTCCGCCGCAGCAGGCACCGATGTTGCCGATAAGCCAACAACCATTGCAACGAAATCCGCTTTAACCGCTCCGACAACATTCAACacctcagcagcagctgcgccagcagcaactggCTTCAAGTTTGGCGCCGAAACAACGCCAAGCAAAACAGTGAGCTTCAAATTGAGCGAACcccaagcaacaacagcaaccacgaCACCAGCAACTgttccagcagcagcaacaaaaccaGCAGCCGAGGCAGCGGACCTGACTGCGCCGGTTAGCAGCAAGGCACCGGCGACATCCAGCATCGGCTTGGGACTCTTTGCAccagttgcagctgctccagcagcaacaccagcaacgaaaccagcaacatttgcatttggcgcaccagcagctgcatctgcaacaacaacagcagcaacagcaaccacaacgcctgctgctgcttcaactGGCAACAAACTGTTTAGCTTTGGCTCCTTTACAGCCACTCCAGCCGtgtccagcagcaacaacagcagcagcagctccacgAGCAACACAACCACTACcgccaccaacagcagcagcagcaacagcttgaAGCCCGCTGCACCCATATTCAGTTTCGGCCAACCACaaccaacaacgacaacaacaaccatcccagcagcaacaccagctACAGCAACTCCTGCACCAGCTGCAACAACATTATTTGGCCAGCCAGCGCCAacagttgccgctgctgcagcagttgcgcCAGCAGCATTTGTCTTTGGCAGTCAATCAGCTGCGCCAGCAAcaccagcaccagcagcaacaacgacgccAGCAACCACAACTAGCAGCGGCACATTCTTCTTTGGctctccagcagcagcagcaacaacaaaaacaacagcagcagcaacaccaagtgccagcaacaacatattcaacagcagcagcaacacagctGCAGCCACACCAGGAGTGTTTAattttggcagcagcagcggcagcaacacaaCATCGTTTGGCGCCAGCAGCACATTTGGTGGCTTTGGTGCCAAacctgcagcagcaacagttgcaacagcaaccacaactagcagcaacaacaacaacagcagcagcagcagcagcttcaactggtcagcaccaacaacagctgctgtcAATCAATTCTCAAGCGGCGGCTTTGGCAGCaacacggcaacaacaacaagcacagcaAATGCTGTAACACCATCGCCATTTAGTTtggcagcatcaacagcatcgagcggtggcggaggcggaggtggCTCGTTGTCAGCGGTGTTTGGCAATGTGAGCAATCCATTTGGAGCTGCATCCTCAGCAGCTGCCGCATCGCCACTCACCAACATCtttagcaacagcagcagcagcaacaacaacaacaacaatcagcagAGCACTGCAGCAGCCGTCACCACAGTGACAGCAACCACACATGATAAGCCTGCATTCAATTTTGGCGCCGCTACAGCGGCAGCAACGGTAAATGCAACATCGATATCGATTTATCGCATTTAGCAACACTAACTAACTCtctatatctctatctctctttctcgctcgcTTTCAATGTCGTATTTGTGTGGCTTTGGCATTTGCAGCCGGCAGGGGGCGTTTTCAATTTCGGTGCTGCGCCAACAAATCCAGCGCCAGGTGGCGTTGGAAAGCCAGCGTTTAATTTCACAGCAAGCGGCACAACGCCACAGCCGGCAGCATTTAATTTCACGggaaatgcaacaacaacggcgacgTCGGCAATTGCCTCCACAGGCGGCGGCAACGATGTAAGTATTTATCATTGAggagaataaatatataaatcggGATATTCAATATTGATTGATGgtcaaaacaacaaaaaagtcaaGCAAACCGAAGACAATTGCAGTTTATCGATAATTTCACACAGCTGTCTGTGTTCTCGTATTGTGCGTGTTTCGATTAATGCATGACAAATTTTCTATTGGCTATGTTCGTGTTTTTATTATCTACTCTAGCTCTcgaaattccaaaaaaaaaaaaaaggaaaatagaTAATGTTCAAATTGTGATATTTGTAGCCTATATTGTATAaccttttattatatttattataattcttattttgtattttcttgttttatttctcTCCTTTTCATTGATCTCTCTTaatcaaaaatacatatgttgatTGTTGTCcggctctctctgtctctttcttccTGTCTAATACGCCATCTTGTTGTATTGAACTATTGGAAAaccacacaaaacaaaacaaactgtaTATTACGTAACTATTTATATTGTACTCtcttatattatttgatgtaatttttgcaatttacaattatcTCGCTGTACCTCTGTTTAACTTTTGGGCACGGGGCACGAATGCGATTTATTTATCTATACTTTTTTACTTATTGCTATTAatgttacaacaacaacaactactactaccattactattacaacaacaactactactactacgaTTTTAATGCTGTGTTGGGTTCGGTTGGTTCAACGAAGTTATTTTCCCCACCGGAACGACTTTTTCAATTTGGCGCCACGGCGTCCACAACTGATAATGTGGCTGCCGGCGCtggtcaacaacaacaacaccaacagcaaccagTTCAACTGTTCAATTTTACTGGCTCAGCGCAGCAAATGCAGGTAAACAAATATGAATGGACTGTTAATTTTGATGAATCTATCacaaaccaaaataaatatgtgtatcaacatttttattcacTTATCATTTCACATACGTAGAGAGCATGCATAaatactaacaaaaaaaaaaaaacaacaacaaaacttgtAGCTAGttttcacacacatactattGTAATTTTGCGATCGGTGTTGTGATTTACTAATTCTTATGAGTATAATTTGCATGCCGAGTTGCCATCTTGAAACGTGCgctcaatttgcaatttgctcgctctctctcttagcTCTCAGTAGTTTGAAATTaacacccaaacacacacatctacaTTCCATACAAACATTTTAGTATCAGTTTActctcttctatttttttttgttttcatatatcACATATACATCTACATTCACATATGCACCATAATCTAAGTAGTTGCAGTTTACCTTCCCCCCCACCACAAATCATCGAACGCTCCAAGCGATTTTACTGCTCATCGTCATTATCCTCTCGCATCTCTTttcacaaatacatacatacaaacatacatatgtacaccgAAATACCAACAACGAGCGCAGCAGCAAATGAtaacaaaaccacaaaaaaaaaaaaaaaaaaaacaccaacaaaagGAAGGTGGAGAGTTATGCGTATTTCGTAGCATATATTCTTGCTTTTCTCTTCAGGTTGTTGTGCTGgcgacaaaaataaaaacataaaccaaaattccttcctcaaaaaaaaaaaataccaaaacaaaaattgtgaaacactaaaaagaaaaaccaaaaatgtcTTTTGCAGTCAACGCCAAACGCCGCTCCGTTCCAATTTAATGCCGGCGCAGCGCCTGCGCAAACCAATATATTCGCGTAAGTAATGTGCAAAAAAGAGATGGCACTAGCGCAGTACAGcaaacagagcagagcagcagcaacacgatctgctgttgctttttgctcCTGGCTGCGCGCTGCTTCCCTACGATATCGATACGAGTGAGCCaagagagtgtgtgagagtgagaggaAAAGGTGGAAAGATAAGTTGTTcgagtttttgtttaatttggcCCCCCCGCCCACCACAAAATGAAACACAGGCagacatacacgcacacacacatacagccacacaaaaacacacacacatgaacaaataacaaaatgcatttcctAAACGTTTTAATGATAACTTGATATAATTATGAT
Coding sequences:
- the LOC117577606 gene encoding nuclear pore complex protein Nup153 isoform X3; the protein is MSTYEDGQQQLQHEQQQQQTPPQSPEQQQQTPIKLTNEAASSNNNSIMGKVKLRVSSIFPTSLGKWFSPTTDGNAAAASRLDQSPTSQQQQQQQQQQNGGSTLTGKRKRSRRRIELDADDAPDIIDDAQDLNEEEVQLADNIAEHDLAAEDEQTRRCEYNVNNMLRSGNKGGAHKIWTRPYDDDDDDEDLDDEDDDEQQQQQQQQLDHDDQHNYQQHPQQQLLSNRSSTQQPAAKRKRLEQSEVTFSPQFSAQRRRPPLHASTPAVSDAMLRHASTNRQQQQQQQQPQQQQRQREPAFNFLAAAAGPSNEAAVATSGDLPMSSRRSLNIPPMTERRETLLPSYKRLSLLGQQQQQQHRGPNWRTCSPISEVDSQQQQPQTTTRQETNININNNNNVINAKRGGGVAADSHSECESNESQAGLRTHNNNINNSSNNNINNNSNLLFYGNLQSRKSVFNSNAGTPPHHNSTLSLNSLNNRRRFNASIYGSTSALSDSRLLSSSCSSTMVGSPFYKGPTAFGGSAANNRYFSQGNLAIINSGGSSPAPSNSDSISSSARCISSLNYSMNPVEMRPNITNSNNNNNNNTGVGGIPSDVASGLSLTAQRILNLLENHTTPLMDAKKMGSTLREHQQQRNRHASNKPYSYPMAYKLHNNNNNNITNNNITADQDVTRNSSKLLVPTMMQLLERRRMQRVPAPSVRQQQQQSQSQQQQQQSSQQQQQSTQKTTRLLPTTNSSSSNNNNNAANNSNAAKTHTNKMRTRLLQQSRKDTRIQDEELPPPAIDLPEIRFPSMASEPKFDLTFAPPPKPTPTAVAAQPATATAVVTSAAAAATVAVTNSNNSKRQYEFDAPLELQCSEEGSNNGDDAPVPIKRAKPNFRFTPPATLEQQQQLQVQSQAKPQQQLNGDRSLKTSGSVLDVLLPKKPATTTEATATTSALNVNLTGFAGFGDQFKKSASEWECDACMVRNKQELSKCIACDTAKPKAKPPTAAAPIATNISMPASGSASTGFSGFADRFKQPAGNWECDACMVSNKSDVSKCVACETPRKTSAAATAAPPATSNVFQTTSGIGFGDAFKPKANTWSCDTCMVSNPSSATKCLACETPNPKASSNNNSSSSNAFQTSSSGIGFGDAFKPKANTWSCDTCMVSNQSSASKCVACETPNPKSSASNNSSSSSSNFKFGFASKPEATTATPKPDAGFQQLIAAQKSSSWTCEVCTAQNDVGRNKCICCEQQKPGTSADDAAAAASLNSSNSGAAAAPKFMFGFANKPSAATAAATTVVAAPATAATASTINAPFKFGFSAAAGTDVADKPTTIATKSALTAPTTFNTSAAAAPAATGFKFGAETTPSKTVSFKLSEPQATTATTTPATVPAAATKPAAEAADLTAPVSSKAPATSSIGLGLFAPVAAAPAATPATKPATFAFGAPAAASATTTAATATTTPAAASTGNKLFSFGSFTATPAVSSSNNSSSSSTSNTTTTATNSSSSNSLKPAAPIFSFGQPQPTTTTTTIPAATPATATPAPAATTLFGQPAPTVAAAAAVAPAAFVFGSQSAAPATPAPAATTTPATTTSSGTFFFGSPAAAATTKTTAAATPSASNNIFNSSSNTAAATPGVFNFGSSSGSNTTSFGASSTFGGFGAKPAAATVATATTTSSNNNNSSSSSSFNWSAPTTAAVNQFSSGGFGSNTATTTSTANAVTPSPFSLAASTASSGGGGGGGSLSAVFGNVSNPFGAASSAAAASPLTNIFSNSSSSNNNNNNQQSTAAAVTTVTATTHDKPAFNFGAATAAATPAGGVFNFGAAPTNPAPGGVGKPAFNFTASGTTPQPAAFNFTGNATTTATSAIASTGGGNDSTPNAAPFQFNAGAAPAQTNIFAFNPPPNAGNNMQNPRRKIRAPMRRLPPR